Part of the Arthrobacter sp. MMS18-M83 genome is shown below.
AGGCGCTCATCCCGCCACCGCCTCTCCAGTCAAGGTCCCGGCTCAGCCCGGTCTTTGGATTCGGCGCTGCGGGTGTGCGCCAGGATTTCCGCCAGCTCGGCCAAGCGATGGGCGCGTGCCGATTCCGCCGGTGTGAACGGCTCGCCCGGCCGGGAAAACAGGAGCGGTCCATGCCACGCGGTGGGAATCTTGAGGAGCGTCGTGGAAGGCTCGACGGCGGAGCCCGCCTCGGCTGCCGAACCTTCGGGTTCCGGGGTGACGATTTTCGCCGAGAGGAGTTCCGCGACCGCAAGGGACAATTCGTTCGGGTTGTCGGCGATCCGGGCGGCGAGGCTCAGGGCCTTGGTCTGGCCGTCCGCCATGGCGAGTGCAGTGGTGGGCCACACGTGCGAATCCCGGCCGCCGCCGTCGTCGAGGGCTGTCAACAGATCCTGCTCGCGGAGGTGACCCGGTGCAGAAAGCACGAAT
Proteins encoded:
- a CDS encoding ACT domain-containing protein, which codes for MKPNKRTPATAELSCEVCGQMPEAPKARVTVAQIAVMLPIELLVHAIVVETHLPYLAKVLLLTVTATVLVIWVAEPSAAKVLRRWIHAPALRHRRKLNSAPALWRARTVLRDQPGSLQRITQSLARTDINILSIHVHPVDGAVMDEFVLSAPGHLREQDLLTALDDGGGRDSHVWPTTALAMADGQTKALSLAARIADNPNELSLAVAELLSAKIVTPEPEGSAAEAGSAVEPSTTLLKIPTAWHGPLLFSRPGEPFTPAESARAHRLAELAEILAHTRSAESKDRAEPGP